AGATGGCGGCCTGGACGTCGGACACCTTCTTCTTGCCGTGGTAGCAGTCCTTGATGGTGTCCTCGACGGCCTGCGCGGTGTCGCTGGTGGCGATGTTCTGCGGCATCGAGATGTTCATGTTCCAGAACAGCGGCTTGTACAGGTACTTGGCGTTGGCCGCCTGGAAGCCCGCGATGTCCTTGGTGACCTGGTCCGCGCCGGGGTTGGAGATCACCGAGGAGGCGGTGGCCAGGAACGGGTAGGTCTGCGCCTGGACGTCCTTCTTGCCCTCGTCGGTGAAGGTCGGCACGCCGTTCACCCGGGTGAAGTGGGTGCCCTCGACGCCGAAGTTGACCATGGTGTACTCGGCGGATCCGTAGGGCGCGGCCAGGTAGTTGGCGACGGCCAGCAGTTCCTCGATCTGATCGGCCTTCAGGCCCGCGCTGAGGTAGCTCATCATGCTGGTGGACTGGCCCATGAACAGCTTCGGGGTGCCGCCGCTCTTCGCGGTGAGGAAGTTGAAGGAGCCGCGCCGGTAGCCGGGGGTGGCGGCGGTGCCGGACTGGTGGTCGGCGAGGTTCCAGGCGCCGGTTCCGCCGCCCTGGATGAGCGTCTTGCCCGCGTAGAAGCGGGTGTTGGCGTCGGCGTTGTTGCCGGCGATGGCGTCGGGGTGCAGGTAGCCGGCGGTGGCGAGCTTGTAGTGCCAGTCGAGGGCCTCCAGGAACTCCTGGGTCTCGTACTTGTGGACCAGCTTGCCGTCGACCAGCTTCCACTTGTTGGGGACGTCGAAGAACGGGAACAGGTAGGTCCAGACGTCGTCGAAGGCCCAGGTGCCGCCCTTGGCGTCGGTGAGTTCCTTGCCGAGGTTCATCAGGTCGTCGAGGGTCTTGACCTGGTCGCCGGTGATGCCCTTGGCCTCGAGGAGGTCGCGGCGGTAGAAGGTGGTGCCGGCGATGGAGAAGCCGGTGGAGAACGACGGCAGGCCGTAGAGCTTGTCGCCCCAGATGCCGGCCTGCCAGGCGCCGGTGGGGATGGCCGCCAGGTTCGGGTACTTCTTGATCTTGTCGCCGGCCAGGAAGGGGGTGAGGTCGGCGAACTGGGACGGGGCGAGCTCGCCCACGTTGAACTTGGAGTTCCACCAGGTCGGCAGCTGGATCCAGTCGGGCAGCTTCTTGGCGGCCGTCATGGTCGGGATGATGGTGTCGTAGTTGTTGCCGTCGGCGGGCTTCATGGTGAGCGTGGCGCCGAGGGCCTTGTTCATCGCCGCGTAGAACGAGTTGTCGGCCGGCGGGTTGGTGCCCCACAGCGGGGTGACGACGGTGTAGGAGCCGCCCTTGCCGGGAGCGCCGGTGACGGTGGCGACCGGAGTGGCCGGGTAGCTGAGGAACGCCGGGTCCGTGACGGCCCCGTCCGCCCCGGTCACCGAGGGGATGTCCGGGGTCACCGCGGTGCTGGCGGCGAAGGCCGGCAGGGCGGACTTCACACCGTCGGCGCTGTTCGCGCCGGTCTTGTGCTTCGAGCCGCCACCCCCGCAGGCGGCCAGCAGGGGGGTCATCGCCGTGGCGCCCGCGACGGCTACGGCGGCGGTGACGAAGGATCTGCGGTTCAGCTCGGTTCTCATGGTGGGGAGGCCCTTCCGCGGCGCCCTGCACGGGGCGCTGTCGAAGCGCTTGACTGTCGAAGCGCTTGATGTTGCGGCGACACTAACGACACGTTTCCGGTTGGGCAAGTGCCTGGACAAATTCAATTCACCGGTAACTCATGGGTGTTGACACACCGAATGCTTCGTGTCAGCGTCGATTCGCTTCGACGACCGACCGCACCGCACGATCCTCCCTGGGGTGAGCCCGTTGAGTTCCCCGTCCCCGTCCGCCGCCGAGCGGTACCCGTTCCGCGATCCCGCGCTACCGTTGGACAAGCGCGTCGACGATCTGCTGTCCCGGCTCTCCCCCGACGAGCGCCTCTCAATGCTCCACCAGTACTCCCCCGCCGCCCCGCACCTCGGCCTGGGCGCCTTCCGCACCGGTGCGGAGGCCCTGCACGGCGTCTCCTGGCTGGGCGTCGCCACCGCGTTCCCGCAGGCCGTCGGCCTCGGCGCGAGCTGGGACGAGGCCCTGGTCCGCGAGGTCGCCGAGGCGACCTCGGTCGAACTGCGGGCCTTCCACCACCACCGCCCGGCGGCCATCGCCCCCGACCGCGGCCCGAACAGCCTGCAGGCCTGGGCGCCGGTGCTGAACCTGCTCCGCGACCCGCGCTGGGGCCGCAACGAGGAGGGCTACTCCGAGGACCCGGTGCACACCGCCCGGATCGGCGAGGCCTTCTGCCGCGGCCTGGCCGGCGACCACCCGACCTACCTGCGGGCCGCGCCGGTGCTCAAGCACTTCCTCGCCTACAACAACGAGGACGACCGCTGCACCACCTCCTCCGGCCTGCGCCCGCGCGTCCTGCACGAGTACGACCTGGCCGCGTTCCGGCCCGCGATCGCCTCCGGCGCGGCCACCGGCGTGATGGCCGCCTACAACCTGGTCAACGGCCGTCCCTGTCACGTCTCCCCGCTGCTGGAGAGCGAGCTGCGCCGCTGGGCCGAGCCGACCGGCCGTCAGCTCTTCGTGGTCTCCGACGCCGAGGCCCCGTCCAACCTGGTCGACCCCGAGCACTACTTCGACGACCACGCCGAGTCGCACGCCGCCGCCCTGAAGGCCGGCATCGACTCCTTCACCGACCACGGCGAGGACAGCGAGACCGTGATCGGCCGCCTGCGCACCGCCCTGGAGCGCGGCCTGATCGACCAGGAGGACGTCGACCTGGCCGTCCGCCGCCAGCTCGAACTCCGCTTCCGCCTCGGCGAGTTCGATCCCGAACTGGACCCGTACGCGACCATCGGGGCGGACGTGGTCGACAGCGCCCCGCATCGGGCGCTGGCCCGCCGGGCCGCCGCCGAGTCCACCGTGCTGCTGAAGAACGACGGCCTGCTGCCGCTGGCCGGCGCGCCCCGGATCGCCGTGATCGGCCCGCACGCCGACGCCCTCTACGAGGACTGGTACTCCGGAACGCTGCCCTACGCGGTCACCGTCGCCGACGGCCTGCGGGCCCGACTCGCCCCGGCGGGAGGGGAGTTGACGGTCTGCGAGGGCATCGACCGGATCCTGCTGCGCTCTGCCGGCAGCGGCGAGCCGCTGGCCGGCACCGCGTTCGACCTCGGCGACTGGGGCCTGGGCGTGTTCACCCTGCGCGCCGCCGACACCGGGCGGTTCCTCTCCGTCAAGGAGGACGGCTCGCTGCTCGCCGACCAGCCGGTGGTCAAGAGCTGGGACGTGCACGAGACCTTCCGGCTGGTTCCCGCCGGGCCCGCCGACCACTGGCTCCTGCAGTCGGTGCTCAGCGGCAGGTACGCGGCCCTCGATGCCGGGGGCGCCGTCCGGATGACCGCCGAGAACCCGGCCGACGCCGAGCCCTGGCAGCGCGAACTGCTGCGCGACGGGCGGGCGGAGGCCGTCGCCGCAGCCGCCGCAGCCGACCTCGCCGTGGTCGTCCTCGGCAACCACCCGCTGATCCACGGCCGCGAGACCGAGGACCGCAGCGGCCTGGCCCTGGCGCCCGCCCAGGAGGAGCTGCTGCGCGCCGTGGCCGCCGTCCGTCCCGCCACCGCGCTGGTCCTGATGAGCAGTTACCCCTACGCCGTCGATTGGGCCGACGAGCACCTGCCCGCCGTCCTGTGGACCTCGCACGCCGGGCAGGAGGCCGGCCACGCCCTCGCCGACGTCCTGTTCGGCGACGCCGACCCGGCCGGGCGCCTCCCGCAGACCTGGTACCGCGGCGACGACGAACTGCCGCACCCCCTGGACTACGACATCATCCAGGCCGGCTGGACGTACCAATACCACGCCGCCGCCCCGCGCTACCCCTTCGGGCACGGCCTGTCCTACACCTCGTTCGCCTACGGCGAGTTGGCAATCGACACCGCGACGACCGGTCAGGACGGCAGCGTCCGGGCCGCGTTGACGGTCACCAACACCGGCGAGCGCACCGGCACCGAGGTCGTCCAGCTGTACGTCCGCCCGCTGGAGGCCCGCTACCAGGCCCCGCGCCGGCGGCTCGCCGACTTCCGCAAGATCCGTCTGGCGCCCGGCGAGAGCCGGCGGATCGAGTTCGAGCTGCCGGTGGCCGAGCACCTGGCGCACTGGGACGTCGCGCAGGGCTGCTTCACCGTCGACCCGGGCCGCTACGCACTGCTGGCCGGCGCCTCCGCGGAGGACCTCCGGTCCACCGTCGAGCTGACCGTCACCGGTGCGGCGCCCGCGCCCCGCACCGTGATCGGCCGGCGCACCGCGGCCGCGGACTTCGACGCGCACCGGGGCATCGTGCTGGTGGACGCCGCGCGGGAGGCGGGCGACGCGACCA
The DNA window shown above is from Streptomyces sp. TLI_171 and carries:
- a CDS encoding ABC transporter substrate-binding protein, yielding MRTELNRRSFVTAAVAVAGATAMTPLLAACGGGGSKHKTGANSADGVKSALPAFAASTAVTPDIPSVTGADGAVTDPAFLSYPATPVATVTGAPGKGGSYTVVTPLWGTNPPADNSFYAAMNKALGATLTMKPADGNNYDTIIPTMTAAKKLPDWIQLPTWWNSKFNVGELAPSQFADLTPFLAGDKIKKYPNLAAIPTGAWQAGIWGDKLYGLPSFSTGFSIAGTTFYRRDLLEAKGITGDQVKTLDDLMNLGKELTDAKGGTWAFDDVWTYLFPFFDVPNKWKLVDGKLVHKYETQEFLEALDWHYKLATAGYLHPDAIAGNNADANTRFYAGKTLIQGGGTGAWNLADHQSGTAATPGYRRGSFNFLTAKSGGTPKLFMGQSTSMMSYLSAGLKADQIEELLAVANYLAAPYGSAEYTMVNFGVEGTHFTRVNGVPTFTDEGKKDVQAQTYPFLATASSVISNPGADQVTKDIAGFQAANAKYLYKPLFWNMNISMPQNIATSDTAQAVEDTIKDCYHGKKKVSDVQAAISTWKSGGGDRLKQWMTDNVLSKYGTGQ
- a CDS encoding glycoside hydrolase family 3 protein; its protein translation is MSPLSSPSPSAAERYPFRDPALPLDKRVDDLLSRLSPDERLSMLHQYSPAAPHLGLGAFRTGAEALHGVSWLGVATAFPQAVGLGASWDEALVREVAEATSVELRAFHHHRPAAIAPDRGPNSLQAWAPVLNLLRDPRWGRNEEGYSEDPVHTARIGEAFCRGLAGDHPTYLRAAPVLKHFLAYNNEDDRCTTSSGLRPRVLHEYDLAAFRPAIASGAATGVMAAYNLVNGRPCHVSPLLESELRRWAEPTGRQLFVVSDAEAPSNLVDPEHYFDDHAESHAAALKAGIDSFTDHGEDSETVIGRLRTALERGLIDQEDVDLAVRRQLELRFRLGEFDPELDPYATIGADVVDSAPHRALARRAAAESTVLLKNDGLLPLAGAPRIAVIGPHADALYEDWYSGTLPYAVTVADGLRARLAPAGGELTVCEGIDRILLRSAGSGEPLAGTAFDLGDWGLGVFTLRAADTGRFLSVKEDGSLLADQPVVKSWDVHETFRLVPAGPADHWLLQSVLSGRYAALDAGGAVRMTAENPADAEPWQRELLRDGRAEAVAAAAAADLAVVVLGNHPLIHGRETEDRSGLALAPAQEELLRAVAAVRPATALVLMSSYPYAVDWADEHLPAVLWTSHAGQEAGHALADVLFGDADPAGRLPQTWYRGDDELPHPLDYDIIQAGWTYQYHAAAPRYPFGHGLSYTSFAYGELAIDTATTGQDGSVRAALTVTNTGERTGTEVVQLYVRPLEARYQAPRRRLADFRKIRLAPGESRRIEFELPVAEHLAHWDVAQGCFTVDPGRYALLAGASAEDLRSTVELTVTGAAPAPRTVIGRRTAAADFDAHRGIVLVDAAREAGDATTPAGSDAELLFARAELTGAREVSVEVARVAADAAEVSLSVGGQLLAVLPVPRTGDRYAWTTVAADLSEVPEGVHDLLVTLRGPVRLAGFTVA